Proteins from a genomic interval of Fundidesulfovibrio putealis DSM 16056:
- a CDS encoding LutB/LldF family L-lactate oxidation iron-sulfur protein: MKSDSFDFTAALQKALADPQIGGNFRGALDGLRGKRLALFNDAEELASLRATGKALKARVLSRLPELLTQLEANCEKNGIRVHWAETTEQANRIVLSILRECGADMVVKGKSMVSEEMGLNRFLEQNGVEPVETDLGEFIIQLAVEPPSHITAPALHKNKLQVAEIFHRCVPGAPYTENVEELNAIARTTLREKFRTAKAGLSGVNFAIAETGTLVLVENEGNGRMCTHVPPVHIALMGLEKVVEKLDDLPPLMRLLTGSATGQLLSTYVNAITSPRAEGELDGPREVHLVILDNGRSTMFADPELSGALRCLRCGACLNNCPVYVRVGGHAYGSVYPGPIGAVITPQLEGIDNKGDLAGASSLCGACEEVCPVKIPLAGHLRRIRAEGQAAPGEGCVRGAGAKRSLVERLAWTAWAYTETHPRLREYLLRAAALMGDKLPEVGPLKTWTAARTAPRVAPKSLRQRVREEGIRHE; this comes from the coding sequence ATGAAAAGTGATTCCTTCGACTTCACCGCCGCCCTGCAGAAAGCCCTGGCCGATCCCCAGATCGGGGGCAACTTCCGGGGCGCGCTGGACGGGCTGCGCGGCAAACGCCTGGCCCTGTTCAATGATGCAGAAGAGCTCGCCAGCCTGCGGGCCACGGGCAAGGCTCTGAAGGCGCGTGTGCTCTCCAGGCTGCCGGAGCTGCTCACCCAGCTTGAGGCCAACTGCGAAAAAAACGGCATCCGGGTGCACTGGGCCGAGACCACCGAACAGGCCAACCGCATCGTGCTCTCCATCCTGCGCGAATGCGGGGCGGACATGGTGGTCAAGGGCAAGTCCATGGTCTCGGAGGAGATGGGGCTCAACAGGTTTCTGGAGCAGAACGGGGTGGAGCCCGTGGAGACCGACCTGGGCGAGTTCATCATCCAGCTGGCCGTTGAGCCGCCCTCGCACATCACGGCCCCGGCCCTGCACAAGAACAAGCTCCAGGTGGCAGAGATATTCCACCGCTGTGTGCCCGGCGCGCCCTACACCGAGAACGTGGAGGAGCTGAACGCCATCGCCCGGACCACCCTGCGCGAGAAGTTCCGCACTGCCAAGGCCGGGCTCTCCGGCGTGAACTTCGCCATCGCCGAGACCGGCACCCTGGTGCTGGTGGAGAACGAGGGCAACGGCCGCATGTGCACCCACGTGCCGCCGGTGCACATCGCGCTGATGGGCCTGGAGAAGGTGGTTGAGAAGCTTGACGACCTGCCGCCGCTCATGCGCCTGCTCACGGGCTCGGCCACGGGGCAGCTTCTGTCCACCTACGTCAACGCGATCACCTCTCCCCGCGCCGAGGGCGAGTTGGACGGGCCGCGCGAAGTGCATCTGGTGATCCTGGACAACGGGCGCTCCACCATGTTCGCGGACCCGGAGCTCTCCGGAGCGCTGCGCTGCCTGCGCTGCGGCGCCTGCCTGAACAACTGCCCGGTGTACGTGCGCGTGGGCGGCCACGCCTACGGCTCGGTGTATCCCGGCCCCATCGGCGCGGTGATCACCCCGCAGCTGGAGGGCATCGACAACAAGGGCGATCTGGCCGGGGCGTCCAGCCTGTGCGGAGCCTGCGAGGAGGTCTGCCCGGTGAAGATCCCCTTGGCCGGGCACCTGCGGCGCATCCGGGCCGAAGGCCAGGCCGCGCCCGGCGAGGGCTGCGTGCGTGGAGCCGGGGCCAAGCGCTCGCTGGTTGAGCGTCTGGCCTGGACGGCCTGGGCCTACACCGAGACGCACCCGCGCCTGCGCGAGTATCTGCTGCGGGCCGCCGCCCTCATGGGCGACAAGCTCCCAGAGGTCGGCCCCCTGAAGACTTGGACCGCCGCGCGCACCGCCCCCAGGGTCGCGCCCAAAAGCCTGCGCCAGCGCGTGCGCGAGGAGGGCATCCGCCATGAGTAG
- a CDS encoding PAS domain S-box protein, whose product MNAQKTLGVLRRCNFARYALAFVLICTVQAFATASPPAWADHRVLLLHSYHQDLEWSEGIQSGVFDALNQSDNPVELVTEHLDAARLGLAGLRDRFDPLFLAMLKTKLAAMPVDVVIVADNPALDFFLAHREDLAPGVPLVFCGVNNYQPEMTAGQALVTGVVEAPSFAETLETGMRLYPLATKLLVLGEDNVTFRSNRALLEKALARLPSPPEVQYFISTRIEDIEARVAQLGPEWLVLPMVRPGDHHGLLPLPEAAARISAASPVPVLAGWDFWMGHGPLGGKVVSSTAQGQAAGKIAQDILAGKDPAAIPVMTDSPNRFIFDHNALIRFNVDASQLPPGSREINHPSSFYENNRILVWSYLGFTFLLLICLVVLAVNIMRRSNAERRLQGQFNMVNSLLEAMPNPLFLKDAHGVYKGCNKAFETLLGLTRNEIVGRTVFDLAKPEIARTAHSIDMGILATGIAKACELPLLTRSGERTFLFNKAPYLDADGNTSGLVTVLTDLTERKQAEAALRESEAKFRRVLGGMLEGYVNTTQEGAITEFNPAYRDMLGYSDEELRLLTYQQLTPSKWHAQEARIIDDLVMKRGYSDFYEKEYIRKDGSIIPVELRTYLLRDSLGNPVGLWAFVRDISERRHMQEAMVQNEKMMSVGGLAAGMAHEINNPLSGILQSAQVMSLRLKDDLHANRVQAEAVGCDFDAMSKYLERRGVLDMLAGIRESAARAARIVANMLDFSRRGDGEKMPFDLNVLLDAALELCASDYDLQKNYDFRHIALERDYDTSLPPVPCTPTQIEQVVMNILRNAAQAMAKREPGAAPARIALRTRRDGDMARIDIEDNGPGMNETTRKRIFEPFFTTKKPGDGTGLGLSVSYYIISNNHDGSLEAESSPGQGTRFVIRLPLQDSGGGTT is encoded by the coding sequence ATGAACGCTCAAAAGACGCTCGGCGTGCTCCGCCGGTGTAATTTCGCCAGGTACGCCCTGGCTTTTGTGCTGATATGTACGGTGCAGGCATTCGCAACAGCGTCCCCCCCTGCCTGGGCCGATCACCGGGTCCTGCTGTTGCACTCCTACCATCAGGACCTGGAGTGGAGCGAAGGCATCCAGAGCGGCGTTTTCGATGCCCTGAACCAAAGCGACAACCCCGTCGAGCTGGTCACGGAACACCTGGATGCGGCCCGCCTGGGGCTCGCCGGACTACGCGACCGGTTCGACCCCCTGTTCCTGGCCATGCTCAAGACCAAACTCGCGGCCATGCCCGTGGACGTGGTGATCGTGGCGGACAACCCCGCCCTGGACTTCTTCCTGGCGCACCGGGAGGATCTGGCTCCAGGGGTTCCCCTCGTGTTCTGCGGCGTCAACAATTACCAGCCCGAGATGACGGCAGGACAGGCGCTCGTCACGGGCGTGGTCGAGGCCCCGTCTTTTGCCGAGACCCTGGAAACGGGCATGCGCCTGTATCCCTTGGCCACAAAGCTCCTGGTGCTCGGCGAGGACAACGTCACGTTCCGCTCCAACCGGGCGCTTCTGGAAAAGGCCTTGGCGCGATTGCCTTCTCCCCCCGAGGTCCAATACTTCATCAGCACCCGAATCGAGGACATCGAGGCCCGCGTGGCGCAGCTCGGCCCGGAGTGGCTGGTGTTGCCCATGGTGCGCCCGGGCGACCACCACGGCCTTCTCCCCCTGCCCGAAGCCGCCGCGCGCATAAGCGCCGCAAGCCCCGTGCCCGTGCTGGCCGGATGGGATTTCTGGATGGGGCACGGCCCCCTGGGCGGCAAGGTGGTCTCCTCCACAGCGCAGGGACAGGCCGCAGGCAAGATTGCCCAGGACATCCTGGCCGGAAAGGACCCCGCCGCCATCCCGGTGATGACCGACAGCCCCAACCGGTTCATCTTCGACCACAACGCGCTTATCCGTTTCAACGTGGATGCGTCGCAGCTTCCCCCCGGCAGCCGCGAGATCAACCACCCGTCCAGCTTTTACGAGAATAATAGAATCCTGGTGTGGAGCTATCTTGGGTTCACCTTCCTGCTGCTGATCTGCCTTGTGGTGCTGGCGGTAAATATCATGCGACGCAGCAACGCGGAGCGCCGCCTTCAGGGGCAGTTCAACATGGTCAACTCCTTGTTGGAAGCCATGCCAAACCCGCTGTTCCTGAAGGATGCCCACGGCGTCTACAAGGGATGCAACAAGGCCTTCGAGACCTTGCTGGGCCTGACCAGGAATGAAATTGTCGGGCGCACCGTCTTCGACCTGGCCAAGCCCGAGATAGCACGGACAGCCCATTCCATCGACATGGGGATCTTGGCGACAGGGATCGCAAAGGCCTGCGAACTGCCGCTCTTAACACGTTCCGGCGAACGCACCTTCCTGTTCAACAAGGCCCCGTACCTGGACGCCGACGGCAACACCAGCGGGCTGGTCACGGTGCTGACCGACCTTACCGAGCGCAAGCAGGCCGAAGCGGCCCTGCGCGAAAGCGAGGCCAAGTTTCGCAGGGTCTTGGGCGGAATGCTGGAAGGCTACGTCAACACAACCCAGGAGGGGGCCATCACCGAGTTCAACCCCGCCTACCGGGACATGCTCGGATACTCCGACGAGGAACTGCGCCTGCTGACCTACCAGCAGTTGACTCCCTCCAAATGGCATGCGCAGGAGGCGCGGATCATCGATGATCTGGTCATGAAGCGGGGCTACTCCGACTTCTACGAGAAGGAATACATCCGCAAGGACGGGAGCATCATCCCCGTGGAGCTGCGCACCTACCTGCTGCGCGACTCGCTCGGCAATCCCGTCGGGCTGTGGGCCTTCGTGCGCGACATCTCCGAGCGCAGGCACATGCAGGAGGCCATGGTCCAGAACGAGAAAATGATGAGCGTGGGCGGGTTGGCCGCAGGAATGGCCCACGAGATCAACAACCCCCTGAGCGGCATCCTGCAAAGCGCCCAGGTGATGAGCCTGCGCCTCAAGGACGACCTCCACGCCAACCGGGTCCAGGCTGAGGCCGTCGGGTGCGACTTCGACGCCATGAGCAAGTACCTTGAGCGGCGCGGCGTGCTGGACATGCTGGCCGGCATACGGGAATCTGCGGCCAGGGCGGCGCGCATCGTGGCCAACATGCTCGATTTCAGTCGCCGGGGCGACGGGGAGAAGATGCCCTTCGACCTGAACGTGCTCCTGGACGCGGCACTCGAACTGTGCGCCAGCGACTACGACCTGCAGAAAAATTACGATTTCCGCCACATCGCGCTGGAACGCGACTACGACACCAGCCTGCCCCCCGTGCCCTGCACGCCCACCCAGATAGAACAGGTGGTCATGAACATTCTGCGCAACGCCGCCCAGGCCATGGCAAAACGTGAACCGGGCGCTGCGCCCGCGCGTATCGCCCTGCGCACGCGACGCGACGGGGACATGGCCCGCATTGACATAGAGGACAACGGGCCTGGCATGAACGAAACCACACGCAAACGCATCTTCGAGCCCTTCTTCACCACCAAAAAGCCAGGCGACGGCACGGGGCTCGGGCTGTCGGTGTCCTACTACATCATCTCCAACAACCACGACGGCTCGCTGGAGGCGGAGTCTTCTCCGGGCCAGGGCACGCGCTTCGTCATCCGGTTGCCGTTGCAAGACTCGGGCGGGGGGACGACCTGA
- a CDS encoding LutC/YkgG family protein, which translates to MSSTPAREAILTRLAAACRTPAPVPAPADIWDAPELDAPKRLELLAKRLQAVRTEVHVTPEKQWKAKLAELLAARKPATLAHGTGAWFAKDLPGICKKPGMPALTPYYEDVDQFKDALFGVEASITTARAGIAETGALLLTPDAGEPRLLSLVPPVHFVVLRARDIAASFAGAIRDLKLAEAMPANLVLISGPSKTADIELTLTFGVHGPKELIALILT; encoded by the coding sequence ATGAGTAGCACACCCGCCCGCGAGGCGATTCTTACGCGGCTGGCGGCCGCCTGCCGCACCCCCGCGCCCGTGCCCGCTCCCGCCGACATCTGGGACGCGCCGGAGTTGGACGCGCCTAAACGCCTGGAGCTCCTGGCCAAGCGCCTGCAAGCCGTGCGCACCGAGGTGCACGTCACGCCCGAGAAGCAGTGGAAGGCCAAGCTGGCCGAGCTTCTGGCCGCGCGCAAGCCCGCCACCCTGGCCCACGGCACTGGAGCCTGGTTCGCGAAGGACCTGCCGGGAATCTGCAAGAAGCCCGGCATGCCCGCGCTCACGCCCTATTACGAGGACGTGGACCAGTTCAAGGACGCCCTGTTCGGCGTGGAGGCCTCCATCACCACGGCCAGGGCGGGCATCGCCGAGACCGGGGCGCTGCTCCTGACACCGGACGCAGGCGAGCCGCGCCTGCTGTCCCTGGTGCCGCCGGTGCACTTCGTGGTGCTGCGCGCCCGCGACATCGCCGCGAGCTTCGCCGGGGCCATCCGCGACCTCAAGCTGGCCGAGGCCATGCCCGCCAACCTTGTGCTGATCTCCGGGCCGTCCAAGACCGCCGACATCGAACTGACCCTGACCTTCGGGGTGCACGGCCCCAAGGAACTGATCGCGCTGATCCTGACCTAG
- a CDS encoding (Fe-S)-binding protein, with translation MNHPALSGPVRFFGTCLADAVFPDAGMAAMRILDHLGCSVVYPLEQGCCGQPAYNSGFPEQARTVAMQQVRAFRGEGPIVVPSGSCAGMLKFHYPRLFADHPQYFEVAAFSERVVEYFDFLVNVLDARFEDKGPPVRVTWHSSCHALRETGSTQAAKALLGKLCNVELVELSREFECCGFGGTFSVKRPEVSAAMARDKVEDIRATGAQVVLTADCGCLMNITGTARKLGYDITGMHLAEFIWGRINEK, from the coding sequence ATGAATCATCCGGCACTTTCCGGACCCGTGCGCTTCTTCGGCACCTGTCTGGCTGACGCCGTCTTCCCGGACGCCGGGATGGCGGCCATGCGTATCCTCGATCACCTGGGGTGCTCCGTGGTCTATCCGCTGGAGCAGGGCTGCTGCGGCCAGCCCGCCTACAACTCCGGCTTCCCCGAACAGGCCAGGACCGTGGCCATGCAGCAGGTGCGGGCCTTTCGCGGGGAGGGGCCAATTGTCGTCCCGTCCGGCTCCTGCGCGGGCATGCTCAAGTTCCACTATCCGCGCCTCTTCGCGGACCACCCGCAGTACTTCGAGGTTGCCGCCTTTTCCGAGCGCGTTGTGGAGTACTTCGATTTCCTGGTGAACGTCCTGGACGCCCGCTTCGAGGACAAGGGGCCGCCGGTGCGCGTCACCTGGCACTCCTCCTGCCACGCCCTGCGCGAGACCGGCTCCACCCAGGCGGCCAAGGCCCTGCTGGGCAAACTCTGCAACGTCGAACTGGTGGAGCTCTCCCGCGAGTTCGAATGCTGCGGCTTCGGAGGCACCTTCTCGGTGAAGCGCCCGGAAGTCTCGGCGGCCATGGCGCGCGACAAGGTGGAGGACATCCGGGCCACCGGCGCGCAGGTGGTGCTCACCGCCGACTGCGGCTGCCTCATGAACATCACCGGTACAGCCCGGAAGCTGGGCTACGACATCACAGGCATGCACCTGGCCGAATTCATCTGGGGGCGCATCAATGAAAAGTGA
- a CDS encoding GGDEF domain-containing response regulator gives MSSILVVDDSKTFGALLKRMVERETGCDCVWAKSYAQCQSVLEAAAEPFAAALLDLNLPDAPNGEVVDLALSREVPSVVFTGELSRELREHIWSKRIVDYVLKEGMHNLDYVSRLLKRLLRNRGLRALVVDDSRAMRAQVVSLLRAHAYQVYEAGDGPHALGILDADPSIRLIFTDCTMPGMDGVALTKAIRKMETMQRTVVIGVSSLDESSTTVGFLKAGANDFITKPFQTEEFYCRIGQNIDMMNMIEDITNMANLDFLTGLGNRKYLFETGRKLFASQERGGLHLTAAIMDLDHFKRVNDTYGHEAGDAVLKHFSTLLAGRFRESDVVARMGGEEFCVVTVNMNAENALDVFDTFRRDVANRPAVYDGREIPCSVSIGVYTKAAGSFEELIKAGDDLLYQAKEQGRNRVVVG, from the coding sequence ATGAGTTCCATACTGGTCGTTGACGACAGTAAGACGTTCGGGGCGCTACTCAAGCGAATGGTCGAGCGCGAAACCGGCTGTGACTGCGTCTGGGCCAAATCCTACGCGCAATGCCAAAGTGTCCTGGAAGCCGCTGCGGAGCCGTTTGCGGCTGCGCTTCTGGACCTGAATCTCCCCGACGCCCCCAATGGCGAGGTGGTCGATCTGGCCTTGTCCCGCGAGGTGCCGTCCGTGGTCTTCACCGGCGAGCTGTCCAGGGAGTTGCGCGAGCACATCTGGTCCAAGCGGATCGTGGACTACGTGCTCAAGGAAGGCATGCACAACCTCGACTACGTATCGCGCCTGCTGAAGCGACTGCTGCGAAACCGGGGCCTCAGGGCTCTGGTGGTGGACGATTCCAGGGCCATGCGCGCCCAGGTCGTGAGTCTGCTGCGGGCGCACGCCTACCAGGTGTACGAGGCCGGAGACGGTCCCCATGCGCTGGGCATTCTGGATGCCGACCCATCCATCCGGCTGATCTTCACCGACTGCACCATGCCCGGCATGGACGGCGTGGCTTTGACCAAGGCAATCCGCAAGATGGAGACGATGCAGCGCACGGTGGTCATAGGTGTGTCCTCCCTGGACGAGTCCTCCACCACGGTGGGCTTTCTCAAGGCCGGAGCCAACGACTTCATCACCAAGCCCTTCCAGACCGAGGAGTTCTACTGCCGCATCGGACAGAACATCGACATGATGAACATGATCGAGGACATCACCAACATGGCCAACCTCGATTTCCTCACGGGCCTTGGCAACCGCAAGTACCTGTTCGAGACAGGCCGAAAGCTTTTCGCCAGCCAGGAGCGCGGCGGCCTGCATCTGACCGCCGCCATCATGGACCTCGACCACTTCAAGAGGGTCAACGACACCTACGGCCACGAAGCCGGTGACGCGGTGCTCAAGCACTTTTCGACCCTTCTCGCCGGGCGTTTCCGGGAAAGCGACGTGGTGGCGCGCATGGGCGGCGAGGAGTTCTGCGTCGTCACCGTGAACATGAACGCGGAAAATGCCCTGGATGTGTTTGATACTTTCCGGAGGGACGTGGCGAACCGGCCCGCTGTCTACGACGGGCGGGAGATCCCCTGTTCGGTGAGCATCGGGGTATACACCAAAGCCGCCGGAAGCTTCGAGGAGCTCATCAAGGCCGGGGACGACCTGCTCTACCAAGCCAAGGAGCAGGGTCGAAACCGCGTCGTTGTGGGCTGA
- a CDS encoding glycosyltransferase family 2 protein — translation MVSIVILCYKAEMGVYPYVQRVQDSISAVTDDWEIILVGNYHAGSADRTPEIVREIAATDHRIKAITFEKHGMMGWDARKGLEAASGDILIFIDGDSQMPAEDVLSVYKLIQDQNCDLAMTYRCVRHDGLLRRINSKLYNSIFNILFPGTGVMDVNSKPKALRRTFYDRIVLTSDDWFLDAEIVILARRLGVKIAQIPTVFHRSPDRKSFVCPSAIFEFLRNLLFARLKEFFSKK, via the coding sequence ATGGTTTCCATTGTAATACTATGCTATAAAGCCGAGATGGGAGTCTATCCCTACGTACAACGAGTTCAGGACTCCATCAGCGCCGTGACTGACGACTGGGAAATAATCCTTGTTGGCAACTATCACGCAGGATCTGCCGACAGAACCCCTGAAATCGTACGCGAAATAGCTGCAACAGACCATCGGATCAAGGCTATTACGTTTGAAAAACACGGAATGATGGGGTGGGATGCACGCAAAGGCCTCGAGGCCGCCTCGGGAGATATACTTATCTTCATAGACGGAGACAGCCAGATGCCGGCGGAAGATGTATTAAGCGTATACAAACTCATCCAGGACCAGAACTGCGACCTTGCGATGACTTACAGGTGCGTGCGACATGACGGACTGTTGCGTCGCATCAACAGCAAGCTTTACAACTCAATATTCAACATATTATTCCCAGGCACCGGCGTCATGGATGTCAATTCGAAGCCGAAGGCCTTGAGACGAACGTTTTACGACCGAATAGTCCTAACTTCCGACGACTGGTTCCTTGATGCGGAAATAGTGATCCTGGCCAGACGCCTTGGCGTCAAGATAGCGCAAATCCCTACCGTGTTCCACCGAAGCCCTGACCGGAAATCATTTGTGTGCCCGAGCGCAATCTTCGAATTCCTTCGCAACCTTCTTTTTGCGCGGCTGAAGGAATTCTTCTCTAAAAAATGA
- a CDS encoding NAD-dependent epimerase/dehydratase family protein encodes MNIFITGGTGGIGACLTNRFLGMGFRVVALTRTTLTSNRPGLTYLHGDILQPESYAHAICESDAICHLAALTHSNDSRAYHRINVEGTRRLVDEATSQGFTGRFLHVSTRALGIACGAYGDSKAQAEELVQHSDLRWTILRPAEIFGASGKEAMTSLAALAKKSVVIPLPGSGNHLLAPVHVDDVVDAFTNALTTGNGIGQIYTLAGPQESTYREIAGDIARHHGRRPIFVPTPLALLRLAALAFRMLGFKRPPLVCDQIPRLCCRKCSDIRSAQRDLKFNPRTLQHCLDEGLI; translated from the coding sequence ATGAATATTTTCATTACCGGAGGAACGGGTGGAATCGGGGCGTGCCTGACAAATCGCTTTCTCGGCATGGGCTTCCGGGTCGTGGCATTGACCCGCACAACGCTCACCTCGAACCGTCCCGGATTGACATATCTGCATGGGGACATTCTCCAGCCCGAATCATACGCGCACGCGATATGTGAGTCTGACGCCATATGCCACCTCGCAGCCCTCACGCACTCCAACGATTCGCGCGCCTATCATCGTATCAACGTGGAAGGAACCAGACGCCTGGTAGATGAGGCCACATCTCAAGGTTTTACCGGCAGATTTCTGCACGTAAGCACAAGGGCGCTCGGTATCGCATGCGGCGCATATGGGGACTCCAAGGCTCAAGCCGAAGAACTCGTGCAACATAGCGACCTGCGCTGGACAATCCTACGCCCGGCAGAGATATTCGGCGCATCGGGGAAAGAGGCTATGACGTCATTGGCTGCCTTGGCAAAGAAATCTGTCGTAATCCCCCTGCCAGGCAGCGGAAACCATCTGCTTGCGCCTGTCCACGTGGACGACGTGGTCGACGCGTTCACAAACGCACTGACCACTGGAAACGGGATTGGCCAGATATACACGTTGGCAGGCCCACAGGAATCGACGTACCGGGAAATTGCAGGAGACATCGCGCGCCACCACGGTCGCAGGCCAATCTTCGTCCCCACGCCACTTGCCTTGCTTCGTTTGGCGGCACTTGCTTTTCGCATGCTCGGATTCAAGCGCCCCCCATTGGTATGCGACCAGATTCCGAGGTTGTGCTGCCGTAAATGCTCGGATATCCGGTCCGCTCAAAGAGACTTGAAATTCAATCCTCGCACGTTGCAGCATTGCCTCGACGAAGGGTTGATTTGA
- a CDS encoding sulfite exporter TauE/SafE family protein, whose translation MHTPVEYLGLMALGLGAGVFGTLIGAGGGFVLMPLLIMLYPNDSAATLTAISLAVVFFNALSGSEAYALARRIDYRSALLFSAATLPGAVLGALNTQAVPRQTFDFVFGGAVLALAVFLAFRKAGPNSPNSPDGRPPAGGVTRCLTDAHGQTFTYTFNPALGVGLSLVVGYVSSFLGIGGGIIHVPLLVYLLHFPVHVATATSHLILAFMAFTGTLTHVLSGSFATGAHRTAALAIGVVAGAQIGARLSERVGGMAIVRLLAVGLAVLGVRIVLLALGWWN comes from the coding sequence GTGCACACACCGGTCGAATATCTCGGGCTCATGGCCCTTGGGCTCGGCGCGGGCGTCTTCGGCACGCTCATCGGCGCGGGCGGGGGCTTCGTGCTCATGCCGCTGCTCATCATGCTCTACCCGAACGACTCCGCCGCCACCCTGACCGCCATCTCCCTGGCCGTGGTGTTCTTCAACGCCCTGTCAGGCTCCGAGGCCTACGCCCTGGCCAGACGCATCGACTACCGCTCCGCGCTGCTCTTCTCTGCGGCCACCCTGCCCGGAGCCGTGCTCGGGGCGTTGAATACCCAGGCCGTGCCACGGCAGACCTTCGATTTCGTGTTCGGCGGGGCCGTCCTGGCCCTGGCCGTGTTCCTGGCCTTCAGGAAGGCCGGGCCAAACTCCCCGAACTCCCCAGACGGTCGACCCCCGGCGGGCGGCGTCACCCGCTGCCTCACCGACGCCCACGGGCAGACCTTCACCTACACCTTCAACCCGGCGCTCGGAGTCGGCCTGTCGCTTGTGGTTGGCTACGTGTCCAGCTTTCTGGGCATCGGCGGCGGCATCATCCATGTGCCGCTGCTGGTGTATCTGCTGCATTTTCCGGTGCACGTGGCCACGGCCACCTCGCACCTCATCCTGGCGTTCATGGCCTTCACCGGCACGCTCACCCACGTGTTGTCCGGCAGCTTCGCCACCGGGGCGCACCGCACAGCCGCGCTGGCCATTGGCGTGGTGGCCGGGGCGCAGATCGGGGCCAGGCTGTCCGAGCGCGTCGGGGGCATGGCCATCGTGCGGCTGCTGGCGGTGGGCCTGGCCGTGCTCGGGGTGCGCATTGTGCTGCTGGCGCTTGGCTGGTGGAATTAA
- a CDS encoding ATP-binding protein encodes MKATRKIVEIDEELCNGCGECLPNCAEGAISIIDGKAKLKADKLCDGLGACLGHCPMGALKIIERVADEFDEEAVHHELEAMKAPQPKKAHGGCPGSAAMTLERPAATAPQAPQTLGCGCPGSNMMTLNRAPAAPQAAPASATQAQASNLGHWPVKLRLVPAEAPFLRGAEVVIAADCAPVALPDFNQRLAGKVVMIACPKFDDPQPYLQKLVQMFTHSGIKKVQILRMEVPCCTGLSALVHQAAELAGTNIPVEDLVVTRMGKAVPADQLGMMR; translated from the coding sequence ATGAAAGCGACACGCAAGATCGTAGAGATAGACGAAGAACTGTGCAACGGCTGCGGCGAATGCCTGCCCAACTGCGCCGAGGGCGCCATCAGCATCATCGACGGCAAGGCCAAGCTGAAGGCCGACAAGCTTTGCGACGGGCTTGGCGCGTGCCTGGGCCACTGCCCCATGGGCGCGCTCAAGATCATCGAGCGCGTGGCTGACGAGTTCGACGAGGAAGCCGTGCACCACGAACTGGAAGCCATGAAGGCCCCCCAGCCCAAGAAGGCCCACGGCGGCTGCCCCGGTTCCGCGGCCATGACCTTGGAGCGCCCCGCCGCTACGGCTCCCCAGGCCCCCCAGACTTTGGGTTGCGGCTGCCCCGGCTCCAACATGATGACCCTGAACCGCGCCCCGGCTGCCCCTCAGGCTGCCCCCGCTTCGGCCACCCAGGCCCAGGCCTCGAACCTCGGCCACTGGCCCGTGAAGCTGCGCCTCGTCCCGGCGGAAGCCCCCTTCCTGCGCGGCGCGGAAGTGGTCATCGCGGCGGATTGCGCCCCCGTGGCCCTGCCCGATTTCAACCAGCGTCTGGCCGGGAAGGTGGTCATGATCGCCTGCCCGAAGTTCGACGACCCCCAGCCGTACCTGCAAAAGCTGGTGCAGATGTTCACCCACTCCGGCATCAAGAAGGTTCAGATCCTGCGCATGGAAGTGCCCTGCTGCACGGGCCTTTCCGCCCTGGTGCACCAGGCGGCGGAGCTGGCCGGGACCAACATCCCCGTGGAGGACCTGGTGGTCACCCGCATGGGGAAGGCCGTTCCCGCCGATCAGCTGGGCATGATGCGCTAA